In Leptolyngbya sp. CCY15150, the genomic window GCTATGAAAATGAATGTTGGCACTCTTGATCGCGGAATTCGCCTCCTATTGGCATCAGTGTTCTTCTATCTAGGGCTATTCTTTTACAGCGGCTCTGCCCTAGGCATTGGTCTGGTTGTGGCAGGCGGTGTGTTGCTAGCCACCGGGCTAGTTGGTTTTTGTGGGCTCTATAGCCTATTGGGTCTGCGCACTAGCCAGATTCACAAACAACTTTAGACATACCTCTGGAATGACTTGAAAATTACGATGACTGACCCCATCAGCAATGTTGTGGATGCCTCTTGTGATGAGGCGATCGCCCAGGTCACCGAGGCCTTGAAACAAAAGCCGATCAAAAGCCTAAGGGCTGGGGAGATGGCGATCGCGGCCAGTCAGATCGTCCAACGGGTGAGCGATCGCCTCTCTGTCGCTCAGCCCAGTGCCACACCCTACAAGTACGCTATCTAAGACACAAGGTTTCCTATGGATACAAATCTTCCGATTGAAGTGCCCTCCCTGTCGCGGCGGCAGTTGCTCAACTTTTTAACAGGAGCCACCGTTGCCGCCACTACTGGGTCTGCCCTATATGTCGCTGGTAACTTCTTCATGCCCCCATCTGAGAAAACAGGGCCGGGGGGAGCAATTCTGGCTAGGGATGCGCTAGGCAATCTAATTCCTGCCACTCAGATCCTGGCAGAACCACCGGGAACGCGCGCCCTGGTAGCAGGTTTGGCTGGAGAACCAACGTATCTAATTGTCACTGAAGACAACACCCTAGACGGCATTGGCATTGTCGATAATTGCACCCACTTGGGCTGCACCTTTCCTTGGAACCCCCTAGACCAGCAGTTTCAATGCCCCTGTCATGGTTCGCTCTATGCCCCCGATGGCTCGGTGGTGCGAGGGCCAGCACCTCTGCCGCTCAAGATTGTGCAGGTCAATGTCAGTGATAACAGTATTTTGATCTCACCCTGGACGACAACCGACCCCCGTACTGGCCAGCAGCCTTGGTGGGTTTAAAGGTAAATGTATCGATGGGTAAGTGCAATATTCCTATCACTTACCTGCTTTAGCACTCTGCCTCACAATCTATTCTGAAAAACTGTCTAAATCTATCGAAAAGCTGATGAAAATTGCCGTATCTAGCCAAAATAAAACTAGTGTGACGGGTCACCTCGGGCGCTGTCAAAAATTCTGGATCTACGATGTGGAGGGTACCACCATCCAGGACAAACAACTGCTCCAAATCACCAAAGACCAAAGCTTTCATGAGAGTTCCCCAAAAAATCCTCATCCCCTGGATACCGTTCAAGTGATGATTAGCGGTGGTATGGGGCGGGGATTAGCTCGTCGTCTGGAGTCTAAGAACATTCAGCCGCTGATTACCGCTGAAACTGACCTGGATGCTGCTGTCATGGCCTACTTATCTGGCACTCTAGCCGTGATGACGCCAGAAGAGCATCACCAACTTGAACATGGGGACGACCACGAGCACCATCACGGGGCTCACGACCACAGCCCGACATAAAGCTAGCCCTGCCCCTTCAATCCATTAGGGGTGGGGTTTGCGCTAACTTACCTCTCGCTTTTAGTAGTCGTTAAGTGGCTTTTTGAGGGGGCGATCGCCCGCTTGAACCACGTCCCAATTCTCTGGTATCCAATGATTCAATCCTCTCAATCAACACCAACTGTGGTGGATCTATCTCCTGCAGATCTAGCTCAAGCGCCCAATGGTACTTTGCTCATTGATGTGCGCAGTGGGCTGGAGTACTTCACTGGCCACGCCCCAGGAGCCCGAAACCTCAGTTTGCCCCGCCTCCTGCTTGGCTTGGGGGTATCGCGCTGGTTTTTACCGCAGTGGTTTCGAGAACTTCCCCCCGATCAGCCCATTGCGGTGATCTGTTTGACTGCTCACCGTAGCCCAATTGCAGCGAGACAACTGCTTAAAGCAGGGTTCACCACGGTTTACAACATTACTGGCGGTATGGTGGAATGGCGGCGATTAAGTTTGTAGAAACGAACAGTGCATGTTGGCACAATGGGTATAGACGATTTTTAGCCTGGGGGATGGCCAAGGCTACGGAGGCAGATGAGCAGACGATTCATCTGCAAGATAGCTCCAACTACGCCACCATGGCAGACCTGAAACGATCGCTATTGGGCCGTTTACAGGGGAGGGTGTTAGAAATTGGCCCCGGAGCTGGGACAAACCTAGCCTATTTCTCCCCAGACATTCACTGGATTGGGGTGGAACCAAACCTGTTTACCCATCCCTACCTTCGTCAAGGGGCTGAACGTCACGGACTGAAAGACATCGAACTGTATGGTCAACAGGCTGAGCAATTGCCGGTCGAAGATGGCACCCTTGATGCTGTAGTGAGCACCTATGTGCTGTGTTCTGTGACTGATATTGACACGACCCTAAAGGATATTCAACGAGTGTTGAAACCCGGCGGCAAGTTTGTTTTTATGGAGCATGTTGCCGCGACCGATGGCACCTGTACTCGCACTGTTCAGGATGGCATTACGCCGATTTGGAAGACGGTGTTTGATCACTGCCATCCCAATCGAGAAACCTGGATAAATCTGGAAAAGGCAGGGTTTGCAACAGTAGACTATCAAACCTTCCGACTATCCATTCCAGTGGTTAGCCCTCATATTGCTGGGGTAGCGACCCGATCATCTGTCGATCCTAAGACTGAACTAATGCAGAGCCAGAGAACATCTAGACAACCTATTTCAGGAGATATCCATGGTATTTAA contains:
- a CDS encoding DUF2892 domain-containing protein — protein: MKMNVGTLDRGIRLLLASVFFYLGLFFYSGSALGIGLVVAGGVLLATGLVGFCGLYSLLGLRTSQIHKQL
- a CDS encoding cytochrome b6-f complex iron-sulfur subunit, which codes for MDTNLPIEVPSLSRRQLLNFLTGATVAATTGSALYVAGNFFMPPSEKTGPGGAILARDALGNLIPATQILAEPPGTRALVAGLAGEPTYLIVTEDNTLDGIGIVDNCTHLGCTFPWNPLDQQFQCPCHGSLYAPDGSVVRGPAPLPLKIVQVNVSDNSILISPWTTTDPRTGQQPWWV
- a CDS encoding NifB/NifX family molybdenum-iron cluster-binding protein, with amino-acid sequence MKIAVSSQNKTSVTGHLGRCQKFWIYDVEGTTIQDKQLLQITKDQSFHESSPKNPHPLDTVQVMISGGMGRGLARRLESKNIQPLITAETDLDAAVMAYLSGTLAVMTPEEHHQLEHGDDHEHHHGAHDHSPT
- a CDS encoding rhodanese-like domain-containing protein; translation: MIQSSQSTPTVVDLSPADLAQAPNGTLLIDVRSGLEYFTGHAPGARNLSLPRLLLGLGVSRWFLPQWFRELPPDQPIAVICLTAHRSPIAARQLLKAGFTTVYNITGGMVEWRRLSL
- a CDS encoding class I SAM-dependent methyltransferase, which encodes MAKATEADEQTIHLQDSSNYATMADLKRSLLGRLQGRVLEIGPGAGTNLAYFSPDIHWIGVEPNLFTHPYLRQGAERHGLKDIELYGQQAEQLPVEDGTLDAVVSTYVLCSVTDIDTTLKDIQRVLKPGGKFVFMEHVAATDGTCTRTVQDGITPIWKTVFDHCHPNRETWINLEKAGFATVDYQTFRLSIPVVSPHIAGVATRSSVDPKTELMQSQRTSRQPISGDIHGI